From a region of the Desulfuromonas sp. KJ2020 genome:
- the ileS gene encoding isoleucine--tRNA ligase, with amino-acid sequence MDYKDTLNLPVTEFPMRGNLPQREPEILKTWEETGLYRKIEEAGKNRPNFTLHDGPPYANGHTHIGHALNKILKDIVIKSRRMQGFYAPYVPGWDCHGLPIELMVDKKLGSKKKEMTKAQIRRECRAYATEWVDIQSREFQRLGVLGEWERPYLTMNPAYEAATARELARFAERGGLYKGKKPVHWCSSCVTALAEAEVEYADHDSPSIYVKFPYVDELPVELAPLAGKKLSFVIWTTTPWTIPANLGVCLNPDYTYVAVEVGDDVLVLAEGLYEKVLREIGVEEYRVLATFAAPIFDKKNCRHPFYERDSLIMLGEHVTLEAGTGCVHTAPGHGQDDYIIGLQYGLDVYNPVDDYGRYREDLEFFGGMKLADANAAVNGKLAEVGALLKQGKVSHSYPHCWRCKKPIIFRATEQWFISMESNDLRQKALQHINDVSWIPRWGRERIYGMIENRPDWCVSRQRTWGVPITVFYCEKCGEALADGKTMHHVADQFTAEGSDVWYEKEAAELLPAGTTCAACGHQGFTKEMDILDVWFDSGVSHAAVLENRDYLQSPADLYLEGSDQHRGWFHSSLLAAVGTRGIAPYKAVLTHGFVVDGAGKKMSKSQGNVVAPEEVIKKFGAEILRLWVAAQDYRDDIRISQEILQRLSDAYRRIRNTARYILGNLAGFDPTTDRVAPAEMLELDRWALSRLEGLVGRVERSYEDYEFHVLYHAVHNFCSVDMSAFYLDVLKDRLYTAPPKSLQRRSAQTAMYVILDALTRLIAPVLSFTAEEIWQHLPGEREESVHLAQFPRFETSLLDADLEARYEKILALRSDVSKALELARAEKRIGHSLDARVILAVPAGEWRQLLERYQDELATLFIVSQAERVETLTDGIAGEEVEGLRIRIEKAQGDKCERCWNYAVSVGSRQDHPTICDRCHTALGA; translated from the coding sequence ATGGATTACAAAGATACCCTCAATCTGCCCGTCACCGAATTCCCCATGCGGGGCAACCTGCCCCAGCGGGAGCCGGAAATCCTCAAAACCTGGGAAGAAACAGGGCTTTACCGCAAGATCGAAGAAGCGGGCAAGAATCGCCCCAACTTCACTCTGCATGATGGTCCCCCCTACGCCAACGGCCACACCCACATCGGCCACGCGCTCAACAAAATCCTCAAGGACATTGTGATCAAGAGCCGCCGCATGCAGGGCTTTTATGCCCCCTACGTGCCGGGCTGGGACTGCCACGGCCTGCCCATCGAGCTGATGGTGGACAAAAAGCTGGGATCCAAAAAGAAGGAGATGACCAAGGCGCAGATCCGCCGGGAATGCCGTGCCTATGCCACCGAGTGGGTCGATATTCAGAGCCGCGAGTTCCAGCGTCTCGGCGTGCTGGGGGAGTGGGAGCGCCCCTATCTGACCATGAATCCCGCCTACGAGGCGGCGACGGCTCGTGAATTGGCCCGTTTCGCCGAACGCGGCGGCCTCTATAAGGGCAAGAAACCCGTGCACTGGTGCTCTTCCTGCGTGACTGCACTGGCGGAAGCCGAGGTTGAATATGCCGACCACGATTCCCCTTCCATCTACGTCAAATTTCCCTATGTGGACGAACTGCCGGTCGAACTGGCGCCGCTGGCGGGCAAAAAACTCTCCTTCGTCATCTGGACCACCACCCCCTGGACCATTCCGGCCAACCTGGGTGTCTGCCTGAACCCCGACTATACCTATGTGGCGGTAGAGGTTGGCGACGATGTGCTGGTGCTGGCCGAAGGGCTTTACGAGAAGGTGTTGCGTGAGATCGGGGTGGAAGAATACCGGGTGCTGGCCACCTTCGCTGCCCCCATATTCGACAAGAAGAACTGCCGGCATCCTTTTTATGAGCGCGATTCCCTCATCATGCTGGGTGAGCACGTCACCCTGGAGGCGGGTACGGGTTGCGTTCACACCGCGCCGGGCCATGGCCAGGACGACTACATCATCGGCTTGCAGTACGGATTGGATGTCTACAATCCCGTTGACGACTACGGCCGTTATCGCGAGGATCTGGAGTTTTTCGGCGGTATGAAACTGGCCGACGCCAATGCTGCCGTCAACGGCAAGCTGGCCGAAGTCGGCGCCCTGCTCAAGCAGGGGAAGGTCTCGCACAGCTATCCGCACTGCTGGCGCTGCAAAAAACCCATCATCTTCCGGGCTACCGAGCAGTGGTTCATCTCCATGGAGTCGAACGACCTGCGGCAGAAGGCCCTCCAGCACATCAACGACGTCAGCTGGATCCCCCGTTGGGGGCGCGAGCGCATCTACGGCATGATTGAAAATCGTCCCGACTGGTGTGTCAGTCGGCAGCGGACCTGGGGTGTGCCCATCACCGTCTTCTACTGTGAAAAGTGCGGCGAGGCTCTGGCCGACGGCAAGACCATGCACCATGTCGCCGATCAGTTCACCGCTGAGGGCAGTGATGTCTGGTATGAGAAGGAGGCGGCCGAACTGCTGCCGGCGGGCACGACCTGCGCCGCCTGCGGTCATCAAGGCTTTACCAAGGAGATGGACATCCTCGATGTCTGGTTCGATTCGGGGGTTTCCCACGCCGCCGTGCTGGAAAACCGCGACTATCTCCAATCTCCGGCCGACCTTTACCTCGAAGGCAGCGACCAGCACCGCGGCTGGTTCCATTCGAGCCTGCTGGCCGCGGTGGGAACCCGCGGCATCGCCCCCTACAAGGCGGTGCTGACCCACGGTTTCGTGGTCGATGGGGCCGGCAAGAAGATGTCCAAAAGCCAGGGCAACGTAGTCGCGCCCGAAGAGGTCATCAAAAAGTTCGGCGCCGAGATTCTGCGCCTGTGGGTGGCGGCTCAGGACTATCGGGACGATATTCGCATCAGCCAGGAAATCCTGCAGCGCCTCTCCGACGCCTACCGGCGCATCCGCAACACGGCCCGCTACATCCTCGGCAACCTGGCCGGTTTCGATCCGACCACGGACCGGGTGGCTCCGGCCGAAATGCTCGAGCTTGACCGTTGGGCCCTGTCGCGTCTGGAGGGACTGGTCGGCCGTGTCGAACGCTCCTACGAAGACTACGAGTTTCATGTGCTCTATCATGCAGTGCACAATTTCTGTAGCGTCGACATGAGTGCCTTCTATCTGGATGTACTCAAGGATCGCCTCTACACGGCGCCGCCGAAATCCTTGCAGCGACGCAGTGCCCAGACCGCCATGTACGTCATCCTGGACGCCCTGACCCGTCTCATCGCTCCGGTCCTGTCCTTTACCGCCGAAGAGATCTGGCAGCATCTGCCGGGTGAGCGCGAAGAAAGCGTCCATCTGGCCCAGTTCCCCCGTTTCGAGACGAGTCTGCTCGACGCCGATCTCGAGGCCCGCTACGAGAAGATCCTGGCGCTGCGTTCCGATGTGTCCAAGGCTCTCGAACTGGCCCGCGCCGAAAAGCGCATCGGTCATTCCCTCGACGCCAGGGTGATCCTGGCGGTGCCAGCCGGAGAATGGCGGCAGCTGCTCGAACGCTATCAGGACGAACTGGCCACCCTCTTTATCGTCTCCCAGGCCGAACGGGTGGAAACACTTACGGACGGGATTGCCGGCGAGGAGGTGGAAGGGCTGCGTATCCGCATAGAAAAAGCCCAGGGCGACAAGTGTGAGCGCTGCTGGAACTACGCCGTCTCCGTCGGCAGCCGCCAGGATCATCCCACCATCTGCGATCGCTGCCACACGGCGCTGGGGGCATAG
- the lspA gene encoding signal peptidase II: MTARYRLLLAITTVILLLDQATKIFIDKRFALYQSLTVVENFFNITYVRNKGAAFGILADSAIRIPFFISVSILASVGILWYLSRVHEEQRLLQTALSLVFAGAVGNLIDRIRLGEVIDFLDVHWYQYHWPAFNVADSAITVGVGLLLWDLWKEERARKR, from the coding sequence CTGACTGCCCGTTATCGCCTGCTGCTGGCCATCACCACGGTCATCCTGCTGCTGGATCAGGCGACCAAGATTTTCATCGACAAGCGCTTCGCCCTTTACCAGTCGCTGACGGTGGTGGAGAACTTTTTCAATATCACCTACGTGCGCAATAAGGGGGCGGCCTTCGGCATCCTGGCCGACAGTGCCATCCGCATCCCCTTTTTCATCAGCGTATCGATCCTGGCCTCGGTGGGCATCCTCTGGTACCTGAGTCGGGTGCATGAAGAGCAGCGCCTGCTGCAGACCGCCCTCTCCCTTGTCTTTGCCGGTGCCGTTGGCAACCTGATCGACCGCATCCGCCTGGGGGAGGTTATCGATTTTCTCGATGTCCACTGGTATCAGTATCACTGGCCGGCTTTCAACGTGGCCGACTCGGCCATCACCGTCGGTGTCGGGCTGCTGCTTTGGGACCTGTGGAAAGAGGAGCGGGCGCGGAAACGCTGA
- a CDS encoding RluA family pseudouridine synthase, which produces MKNRESTKHRHRLAVASSCQGQRLDRFLTDALPGVSRKQIKRALDRGAVFLNDCVEKRAGRPLQGGERIDLTVEIAPPVPREFSLPIIYRDDDVLAVAKPPGLPVHANVAGAVNALDLVRQLIGSDLDPILLHRLDADTTGVLLFALNRASNRSLCRQFSERRVEKTYLALVQGCPAKPFEVRDHLRPNVRGKTVKVLSGGQPAWTSVNPLSCHNGVALVAARPHTGRTHQIRAHLAGCGHPLLGDTLYGGPAHLETLEGPVACPRHMLHAAVLVITHPRTGRPLTLQAPLPADFSLLLSGAGLNPPDYANLGL; this is translated from the coding sequence ATGAAAAATCGAGAATCCACCAAGCACCGGCACCGCCTGGCCGTGGCCAGTTCCTGCCAGGGACAGCGTTTGGACCGGTTTTTGACCGATGCCCTGCCGGGGGTATCCCGCAAACAGATCAAGCGGGCCCTCGACCGCGGGGCGGTCTTCCTCAATGATTGTGTGGAAAAGCGGGCTGGCCGCCCCTTGCAGGGGGGTGAACGCATTGACCTGACCGTGGAGATCGCCCCGCCCGTCCCCAGGGAATTCTCCCTGCCCATTATTTATCGGGACGACGATGTGCTGGCCGTGGCCAAGCCCCCTGGCCTGCCCGTCCATGCCAATGTCGCCGGGGCCGTCAACGCTCTCGATCTGGTACGACAGCTGATCGGCAGCGACCTTGACCCCATCCTGCTGCATCGCCTCGACGCCGACACCACCGGCGTCCTTCTCTTCGCCCTCAATCGGGCCAGCAACCGTTCGCTCTGCCGACAGTTTTCCGAACGCCGCGTCGAGAAGACCTATCTGGCCCTCGTCCAGGGCTGTCCGGCCAAACCTTTTGAGGTGCGTGACCACCTTCGTCCCAACGTTCGGGGCAAAACGGTGAAGGTCCTCAGCGGCGGGCAGCCGGCCTGGACCTCCGTCAACCCGCTCTCCTGCCATAACGGCGTCGCCCTGGTTGCAGCCCGTCCCCACACCGGGCGCACGCATCAGATTCGCGCCCACCTGGCCGGCTGCGGCCATCCCCTGCTGGGCGACACGCTCTACGGGGGACCGGCCCACCTGGAAACCCTGGAGGGTCCCGTCGCCTGCCCCCGCCACATGCTGCATGCGGCGGTGCTGGTCATCACCCATCCCCGCACCGGTCGTCCCCTCACCCTACAGGCCCCTTTGCCCGCCGATTTCAGCCTGCTGCTGTCCGGCGCCGGCTTGAACCCACCTGACTACGCCAACCTCGGGCTCTAA
- a CDS encoding LEA type 2 family protein: protein MNKLVKIMLCLGAVFYLGGCATVLDPGFESPTVGIRSFRVIPSPSLAPQFEIGLHIVNPNRTSLKLEGIVYTIKLEGQRVLMGVANDLPEIGSYGEGDVTLNASADLLSSINLFASLMQQPQDTFSYELEATLDIGRFRPRLQVQEKGEISLQAPAQ from the coding sequence ATGAACAAGCTGGTTAAAATAATGCTTTGCCTCGGCGCCGTCTTTTACCTGGGCGGCTGCGCCACCGTACTGGATCCCGGCTTTGAATCACCCACGGTGGGAATCCGCTCCTTCCGCGTAATCCCCTCACCCAGCCTGGCTCCCCAGTTTGAAATCGGCCTGCATATCGTCAACCCCAATCGCACGTCCCTGAAGCTGGAGGGCATCGTTTATACGATAAAGCTGGAGGGACAGCGGGTCCTCATGGGGGTAGCCAACGACCTGCCGGAGATCGGGTCCTACGGCGAGGGGGATGTCACCTTGAACGCCTCGGCCGACCTGCTCAGCAGTATCAATCTGTTCGCGTCCCTGATGCAGCAGCCGCAGGACACTTTCTCCTATGAGCTTGAAGCCACCCTCGACATCGGTCGCTTCCGCCCGCGGCTTCAGGTGCAGGAAAAAGGTGAAATTTCACTGCAGGCACCGGCACAGTAA
- a CDS encoding ATP-binding protein, giving the protein MPSLAIIIDFLNNTILLLALGALYGTIQQYPDTLGRKLSTGFFIGLITVGLIANPWQLAPGVIFDSRSILLSVGAAFFGFIPTVVATSISALYRLYLSGPGTIPGILTILVSGLLGLALKNYRRKHVYRMSTIAWYAFGFGVQTVVLLLMFTMPAALALPVLRNITVPTLILYPVVTVLLAKLLASQEAHIRRKLALDVSERQYRELVQQSRVIILQIDREGKVTFINEYGQEFFGYPYEELVGRPLVGTIVPEFDQAGRNLKEMVKNSLLTPDPYLENENENQCKDGRRVRIQWKNTPLYDASYEFIGMHCIGHDVTELRRAEAILQSKEQYLQLLLELAPIPLVILEQHQEITYANRAVTDLFGYTLDEIPTLAEWRLRVFPDVAYRTQVQKRFDEAVILARQTGKSIDPQPLSITCRDGSVRDVLAHYAAIEDKEIVVFNDITREREIDRMKSEFIATAAHELRTPLASVKGFAELLLEEKGFDEAQRDEYLAIIVDKSEVLEHIIDDLLDISRVESGRMIHIEKQPGDIRNQIASSVHAYQSEFRQRRIELDWPDEGPGKVLFDPYKIDQVMENLLSNAVKFSPPDSPIRVSGRFSEQGVTISVKDEGIGIEPKDLPRIFDKFYRADSSDTAVPGMGLGMGIAKGIVEAHGGRMEVQSTLGQGTTVSFFLPLLEKETSYHEQAG; this is encoded by the coding sequence GTGCCCAGCCTTGCCATTATCATTGACTTTCTGAACAACACTATCCTGTTGCTGGCTCTGGGCGCCCTCTACGGAACCATTCAACAGTATCCCGACACCCTGGGCCGAAAGCTCTCCACCGGATTCTTCATCGGCCTGATCACCGTCGGCCTGATAGCCAACCCCTGGCAGCTGGCTCCCGGGGTGATCTTCGACAGCCGTTCCATCCTGCTCAGCGTCGGCGCCGCTTTCTTCGGCTTCATCCCGACCGTCGTCGCCACCAGCATCTCCGCCCTGTACCGCCTCTACCTGTCCGGCCCCGGCACGATTCCCGGAATTCTGACCATTCTGGTATCCGGGCTTCTTGGCTTGGCATTGAAAAATTATCGGCGCAAACACGTTTACCGGATGTCCACCATCGCCTGGTATGCCTTCGGTTTCGGCGTGCAGACGGTCGTGCTGCTGCTCATGTTCACCATGCCAGCCGCTCTGGCCCTTCCCGTACTCAGGAACATCACGGTGCCGACCCTGATTCTCTATCCCGTGGTCACTGTCCTGCTGGCCAAACTCCTGGCCTCCCAGGAGGCGCACATTCGCCGCAAACTGGCTCTGGACGTCAGTGAACGTCAATATCGGGAGCTGGTCCAACAGTCCAGGGTCATTATTCTGCAGATAGATCGGGAAGGGAAGGTCACCTTCATCAACGAGTATGGCCAGGAATTTTTCGGCTACCCCTATGAGGAGCTGGTGGGGCGCCCCCTGGTGGGAACTATTGTTCCCGAGTTTGACCAGGCCGGCCGCAATCTGAAGGAGATGGTGAAAAATTCTCTGCTGACACCTGATCCCTACCTGGAGAACGAGAACGAAAACCAGTGCAAGGACGGCAGACGGGTGCGCATCCAGTGGAAGAACACGCCCCTCTACGACGCCTCCTATGAATTTATCGGGATGCACTGCATTGGCCACGACGTCACCGAACTGCGGCGGGCCGAAGCGATTCTCCAATCCAAAGAACAATACCTGCAGCTGCTCCTCGAATTGGCTCCCATTCCTCTTGTCATCCTGGAACAGCACCAGGAGATCACCTATGCCAACCGCGCCGTCACCGATCTTTTCGGCTACACTCTTGACGAAATTCCCACGCTGGCCGAGTGGCGCCTCAGGGTCTTTCCCGATGTCGCCTACCGCACGCAAGTGCAAAAACGATTTGATGAAGCCGTGATCCTGGCCCGGCAGACTGGCAAGTCCATTGACCCCCAGCCTCTTTCCATCACCTGCAGAGACGGCTCTGTACGCGACGTATTGGCACACTATGCCGCCATCGAAGACAAAGAGATCGTCGTCTTCAACGATATCACCCGCGAGCGGGAGATCGACCGTATGAAGAGCGAGTTCATTGCGACCGCCGCCCATGAACTGCGCACGCCGCTGGCTTCCGTCAAAGGTTTTGCGGAGCTGCTCTTGGAAGAAAAGGGTTTTGATGAGGCTCAGCGCGACGAGTACCTGGCTATTATTGTGGATAAATCTGAGGTTTTGGAGCACATTATCGACGACCTGCTCGATATCAGCCGGGTCGAATCAGGACGCATGATCCACATCGAAAAACAGCCTGGCGATATTCGGAACCAGATAGCCTCCTCGGTCCATGCCTATCAGAGTGAATTCCGCCAGCGGCGTATCGAGCTGGATTGGCCTGACGAGGGGCCGGGAAAAGTTCTGTTTGATCCCTACAAAATCGACCAGGTCATGGAAAACCTGCTGAGCAACGCGGTGAAATTCTCACCTCCCGACAGCCCCATCCGGGTCAGCGGCCGCTTCTCCGAGCAGGGGGTCACCATTAGCGTAAAGGATGAGGGCATCGGTATCGAGCCGAAAGACCTTCCGCGTATCTTCGATAAGTTCTATCGGGCCGACAGCTCGGACACCGCCGTGCCTGGCATGGGCCTGGGAATGGGCATTGCCAAGGGGATCGTGGAAGCGCATGGCGGCCGCATGGAGGTACAGAGCACCCTCGGCCAGGGCACCACCGTGTCCTTTTTCCTCCCCCTGCTTGAAAAGGAGACTTCCTACCATGAACAAGCTGGTTAA
- a CDS encoding PaaI family thioesterase, translated as MSQVAPRNEKANPCPAIDLSGEPEWTPFDAPSLVGASLRFVSGEPDGNRYRVRYYRDGQQRLRARVWFGPETEGPPGHSHGGAMAAVFDEVLGLAAWTAGYSVVVGNLNVSFRNMLPLEQVVTVESDIVSVQGRKVKVQGRICLGDRVYAEAEALCITIQVP; from the coding sequence TTGTCACAAGTCGCCCCTCGCAATGAAAAAGCAAACCCCTGTCCTGCCATCGATCTCAGCGGTGAACCCGAATGGACCCCCTTTGACGCCCCTTCGCTGGTTGGCGCCTCCCTGCGTTTTGTCTCTGGAGAACCGGACGGCAACCGCTATCGCGTGCGCTATTATCGGGACGGTCAGCAGCGGTTGCGGGCCAGAGTCTGGTTCGGCCCCGAAACCGAAGGACCGCCCGGGCATTCCCACGGCGGCGCCATGGCCGCCGTTTTTGACGAAGTCTTGGGGCTGGCCGCCTGGACGGCCGGCTACTCGGTGGTCGTCGGCAATCTCAATGTGAGCTTTCGCAACATGCTGCCCCTGGAGCAGGTCGTCACCGTTGAAAGCGACATCGTCTCCGTGCAGGGACGCAAGGTCAAGGTGCAGGGCCGTATCTGCCTGGGAGACAGGGTCTACGCCGAGGCCGAAGCGCTCTGCATCACGATCCAAGTCCCCTGA
- a CDS encoding DUF502 domain-containing protein — MKRLGRIMFQGLAAILPAALTIYILFWSATTAEQLLGGVIQTVVPEGLYVPGMGLLTGVFVVFLLGLALNAFLVRRLFDFSESLMNRIPLVKTLYGSVKDFVGFFSQQRNREFNQVVTLELNVGGMPMRFLGFVTRTDFHDLPKGIGHEGEVAVYLPLSYQIGGYTVMVPRSAVKPVDISMQRAMGFAVTAGMFTEKGRPAPPQKPLSSL; from the coding sequence GTGAAACGACTCGGCCGCATCATGTTTCAGGGGCTGGCCGCCATTCTGCCGGCGGCCTTGACCATCTATATTCTATTCTGGTCTGCCACCACCGCCGAACAGCTTCTGGGTGGGGTCATCCAGACGGTTGTACCCGAGGGCCTTTATGTGCCGGGCATGGGGCTGCTGACGGGTGTTTTTGTCGTTTTTCTGCTGGGGTTGGCCCTCAATGCCTTCCTGGTACGGCGGTTGTTCGATTTCAGCGAATCGCTGATGAACCGCATCCCTCTGGTCAAGACGCTCTACGGATCGGTGAAGGATTTCGTCGGCTTCTTCTCCCAGCAGAGAAACCGGGAGTTCAATCAGGTGGTGACCCTCGAATTGAATGTGGGGGGGATGCCCATGCGCTTCCTCGGATTTGTCACCCGTACCGATTTTCACGATCTCCCCAAGGGCATTGGCCATGAGGGCGAGGTGGCTGTATATCTTCCCCTGTCCTACCAGATTGGCGGCTATACGGTCATGGTGCCGCGCTCGGCAGTGAAGCCGGTGGATATCTCCATGCAGCGAGCCATGGGCTTTGCGGTGACCGCCGGTATGTTTACTGAAAAAGGCCGTCCCGCGCCTCCCCAGAAGCCCCTGAGTTCGCTCTAG
- a CDS encoding ATP-binding protein, which produces MGLFQASSKQRALFVFTLMGCLLLWLPAVVAADPGRPAVVAVRVAVLSNSPPLQFYDPGQNRAAGFAIDVFEEVARRQGFKPTYVFGDTWSEVIALVSKGQADVAASLAVSEERQQQLVFSEGIDSTPVSVFVRSRDAEVVGLEPGTRVGTTEGSFILAHLQKIPGLDIRSYKSVPEGLFALLAGREDAFVAGENLFLKEARDAQLEDRIRILGKPLLNSKRAMAVAPNNPHLVEKLNEGIRELVASPQYREIYIRWYGKPAPYWTVKRILVLMSALLAGTIVGLLYWRYRTVNQLHEALSESEARLRQAMDATSDGLWAWDLASGQVYFNPNYYRMLGYEPGEFPADMASWQERLHPDDRQDTLANFEACRVHRGERFEREFRLRDKGGGWVWVLGRGEAIQRGEDGQALKMIGTHVNITALKEAEETVRDALRDAEASRDRVNAILESVPDALIVANQDRRLVLMNQEAEKLFGKTEQNLRGQPLDDIFRDPALLEVVGGEGARQESIRVAYVDLPHPELGGIHHYQAISSAVQGRAGKGSGVVTLLRDITREREVDRMKSEFISIAAHELKTPLTSIIGYADLLLREDDLGPFTQEQRQEFLAYIQQKGDVLEHLVDDLLNLSRIEAGRPIVLDTQPCNLTALVRALIPHHQRETDRHHIKVDLPAEPVILNVDRGKIEQIFDNLLSNAIKYSPDGGTIHICGERLEAEFEVRIEDEGIGMTAEQAERVFEKFYRANYQDTAVGGLGLGMSIVRSLVEAHNGKIWVESELGRGTRVFVRLPLGSA; this is translated from the coding sequence ATGGGTCTTTTCCAAGCGTCTTCAAAGCAGAGGGCTCTCTTTGTGTTTACCCTTATGGGTTGTCTTCTGCTGTGGCTGCCTGCCGTGGTCGCGGCTGATCCCGGTCGGCCAGCTGTTGTTGCCGTCAGGGTGGCGGTTCTGAGCAACTCCCCACCGCTGCAGTTTTATGACCCCGGTCAGAACAGGGCCGCCGGCTTTGCCATCGATGTTTTCGAAGAAGTGGCAAGGCGACAGGGTTTTAAACCCACCTACGTTTTTGGCGACACCTGGTCGGAGGTCATCGCGCTGGTCAGCAAAGGCCAGGCCGATGTGGCCGCCAGCCTGGCGGTCAGCGAAGAGCGACAGCAGCAGCTTGTCTTCAGCGAAGGGATCGACAGTACCCCCGTGTCCGTTTTTGTCCGGTCCCGCGACGCAGAAGTAGTGGGTCTGGAACCAGGTACGCGGGTAGGGACCACGGAAGGCAGCTTCATTCTTGCCCATCTCCAGAAGATTCCCGGCCTCGATATCCGCTCCTATAAAAGCGTGCCAGAAGGTCTCTTCGCTTTGCTCGCCGGCCGGGAGGATGCCTTTGTCGCCGGCGAGAATCTTTTTCTCAAGGAAGCCCGTGACGCCCAGCTGGAGGACCGCATCCGCATCCTTGGAAAGCCCCTGCTCAACAGCAAGCGGGCCATGGCTGTGGCTCCGAATAATCCCCACTTAGTGGAAAAACTCAATGAAGGCATTCGCGAGTTAGTCGCCTCGCCGCAATACCGGGAAATTTATATCCGCTGGTACGGAAAGCCTGCCCCCTACTGGACGGTGAAGCGCATTCTGGTGCTGATGTCGGCTTTGCTGGCAGGCACCATTGTCGGTTTGCTTTACTGGCGCTACCGAACTGTGAATCAGTTGCATGAGGCGTTGAGTGAGAGTGAAGCGCGCTTGCGTCAGGCCATGGATGCGACCAGCGACGGGTTGTGGGCTTGGGATCTGGCGAGCGGCCAGGTCTATTTCAACCCCAATTACTACCGGATGCTCGGCTATGAGCCAGGGGAGTTTCCTGCCGATATGGCCAGCTGGCAGGAACGTCTCCATCCCGATGATCGGCAGGATACGCTGGCGAACTTCGAAGCCTGCCGCGTCCATCGGGGGGAGCGCTTCGAGCGCGAGTTCCGTCTGCGGGACAAGGGCGGTGGCTGGGTCTGGGTGCTTGGACGCGGCGAAGCCATTCAGCGAGGCGAAGACGGACAGGCGCTGAAAATGATCGGCACTCATGTCAATATTACGGCGCTTAAAGAGGCGGAAGAGACGGTGCGGGATGCTCTGCGGGACGCGGAGGCTTCCCGGGACCGGGTCAATGCCATTCTTGAGTCGGTGCCCGATGCCCTGATCGTGGCGAATCAGGATAGGCGCCTGGTGCTGATGAACCAGGAAGCGGAAAAACTCTTTGGGAAAACAGAGCAGAATCTCAGAGGCCAACCACTGGATGACATATTTCGCGACCCGGCGCTCCTTGAGGTGGTTGGCGGTGAGGGAGCCCGACAGGAAAGCATCCGGGTAGCTTATGTGGACCTGCCCCATCCTGAACTTGGTGGCATTCACCACTATCAGGCCATTTCCTCGGCGGTCCAGGGGCGGGCGGGCAAGGGATCGGGCGTTGTCACCCTGCTGCGCGACATAACAAGAGAGCGGGAAGTCGATCGCATGAAAAGCGAATTCATCTCGATTGCGGCCCATGAACTGAAAACACCCCTGACGTCCATCATCGGTTATGCTGATCTGCTGCTGCGCGAGGATGACCTGGGGCCTTTCACCCAAGAGCAGCGTCAGGAATTTCTCGCCTATATTCAACAGAAAGGGGATGTCCTGGAACATCTGGTCGATGATCTGCTCAACCTCAGCCGTATCGAGGCCGGTCGTCCCATTGTGCTCGATACGCAGCCCTGCAATCTGACGGCCCTTGTTCGCGCCCTCATTCCTCACCATCAGCGCGAGACGGACCGTCACCACATTAAAGTTGACCTGCCTGCAGAACCGGTGATTCTGAATGTGGATCGCGGTAAAATCGAACAGATTTTCGATAACCTGCTCAGCAATGCGATAAAATACTCGCCGGACGGTGGCACCATACACATCTGCGGCGAACGCCTGGAAGCTGAGTTTGAGGTGAGAATCGAAGATGAAGGCATCGGCATGACGGCCGAGCAGGCGGAGAGAGTTTTCGAGAAGTTCTATCGAGCCAACTATCAGGACACGGCGGTGGGCGGCTTGGGTTTGGGCATGAGTATCGTCCGTTCTTTGGTCGAAGCCCATAACGGCAAGATCTGGGTAGAAAGCGAGCTGGGCCGTGGAACCCGTGTCTTTGTTCGGCTGCCGCTGGGCTCAGCCTGA
- a CDS encoding glycine zipper 2TM domain-containing protein — protein MKRGYQVLPVFSLVVALLALNACMPESRAGKTYSRDQAQTSQSVYYGVVLRVEDVTLEGTQTGAGTVGGAAMGGVLGSAVGSGAGRSIATVGGAIVGALAGSAAEKGVTTKDAQEIEVSLDNGEILIVVQEKDETFVVGDRVRVIRGPDGTTRVRQ, from the coding sequence ATGAAGCGTGGTTATCAGGTTCTACCGGTATTTTCCCTTGTCGTTGCTTTGCTGGCGCTGAACGCCTGCATGCCCGAGAGCCGGGCCGGCAAAACCTATAGCCGGGACCAGGCCCAGACCAGTCAATCCGTCTATTACGGGGTGGTACTGCGAGTCGAGGATGTGACGCTCGAGGGGACGCAGACCGGGGCAGGCACCGTCGGTGGCGCTGCCATGGGTGGTGTGCTCGGTTCGGCGGTCGGTAGCGGTGCCGGGCGCTCTATTGCCACGGTGGGCGGGGCCATTGTCGGGGCTCTGGCCGGTTCCGCCGCCGAAAAAGGGGTGACGACCAAAGACGCCCAGGAGATCGAGGTCAGCCTCGACAACGGCGAAATTCTGATCGTCGTGCAGGAAAAGGACGAAACCTTTGTGGTTGGCGATCGTGTCCGGGTCATTCGCGGACCCGACGGCACCACACGGGTAAGGCAGTAA